A region of the Streptomyces durocortorensis genome:
CCTCCTGGCCGAGTTGGACGTCTTCTACACCGAACTGGTCCGGGAGAAGACCGCCCGGCCGACCGACGACCTCACCAGCGCGCTGATCCTCGCCGAGGAGGGCGGCGAGCCGCTCACCGAGGAAGAGGTGGTCGGCAACCTCAAGGCCATGGTGGCCGCCGGGCACGAGACCACCATCGGGCTGATCCTCAACGCCGTACGCGCCCTGCTCTCCCACCCCGACCAGCTGCGCCAGGTCCTCGCCGGGGAGTCCGGCTGGGACGCGGTGATCGAGGAGACGCTGCGCTGGGACACCCCCACCACCCACCTGCTGATGCGGTTCGCCACCGAGGACATCCCGGTGGGCGACGACGTCATACGCAAGGGGGAAGGGATCGTCATCTCCTACCGGGCCATCGGGCGCGACACCGGGCAGCACGGCCCCGACGCCGACGCCTTCGACATCAACCGGCCCACGCGCAACCGCCACATGACCTTCGGGCACGGCCCGCACATCTGCCCCGGCGCCGCGCTGTCACGCGTCGAGGCGGGTGTCGCCCTGCCCGCCCTCTTCGCCCGCTTCCCCCGGCTGCGGCTCGCCGTACCGGACGAGGAGATCACCAAACTCCCCGTGATGACGCAGAACGACATGGCCGCCTTCCCCGTGCTGCTGGGCTGAGCCCGCCGTACGTGCCTTCGCCCGGCGGCTCACCGAGGAGTGCGGGGCCACCCTGCCCAGTGCCGTCGTCGTGGACGTGGGCCGGATGCGGCGCCCCGGCCGGGCGCCCGCCGAGGCGGTCATCGAGGCCGACATGGCCTGGTCCGGCACCGTGTGCGCCGCCGACCCGGACCGCGCCCTGGACGTGGTGCTCCGGTCGGCGGGCCCCGCGGGCCTGGCCGGTGCGGCCGACCTGGCGTTCCGGCGGACCGGGGACAACGGGTCCACGAACCGGGTGCGAGGCGGCCGCCCCGGTGGGGCGGACGGTGCCGCAGGGGTGGTGAGAGATCCTGGTTGCCGAAGATTCATCGTGGTAACTTCGCCGTCAGCCATGTGAGTTGGACCGACTCGGCGGGGGATGGTCGGTGATGAACGCTGTCCCGTACGAGCGTTGGGGACCGGACCTGGTGCAGACCCTGGTCGACGCGCTGACCCTGCTCGAATGCGTCAAGGACCGAGGCCAGCGCGTCGAGTTCGTGGACGCCGTC
Encoded here:
- a CDS encoding cytochrome P450 family protein, yielding MNCPHTAAAQADRSGGPVVIDPMVQDLDGETARLRDAGVLARIDLLGVPARTVTRHAEARQLLVDPRLVKDINAWDLWQSGAVTHAWPLIGMIDAGRSMFTVDGAEHRRLRTKTSQALTPRRLEAIRPAIEKFTEELLDDLEAARGEDGVVDLKTVFAQPLPMRVVGMLMGVDESQHAMLTRKYKAFFSMLTPQEERLALLAELDVFYTELVREKTARPTDDLTSALILAEEGGEPLTEEEVVGNLKAMVAAGHETTIGLILNAVRALLSHPDQLRQVLAGESGWDAVIEETLRWDTPTTHLLMRFATEDIPVGDDVIRKGEGIVISYRAIGRDTGQHGPDADAFDINRPTRNRHMTFGHGPHICPGAALSRVEAGVALPALFARFPRLRLAVPDEEITKLPVMTQNDMAAFPVLLG